AAGTAAtagttgtgtctgtgtttccgTTTCAGCTCTTTCCATTTAATATTGAAgccccattaaaaaaaaactgaaaatgatgcTAAGTCCAGACCAACCTGACTCCGATCTCCCGTGGGGGCAGTCCGACGCTGAATCGGTACtgaatgacatgaaaattggCTGCGTCTCCGACGAGCCGATGGAAGGCGAGGGGAAGACGCGCAGTCTTGCGCCACAGGCTCTCAGCAGGGAGGAGAAGCGAAGGAGACGGCGCGCAACCGCCAAGTACCGCTCTGCCCACGCCACCCGCGAGCGCATCCGAGTCGAGGCATTCAACGTGGCTTTCGCTGAACTGAGAAAGCTGCTGCCAACTTTGCCACCGGACAAGAAGCTATCCAAGATCGAAATACTCAGGCTTGCGATTTGCTATATCTCATATCTAAATCACGTATTGGACGTTTAGAGAACGGACTTAActgactcttttttttctttaagggGAAACATGAGAACAAATTCCCTTTTCTAAAAGTGAAAAGGGGTCATTGGGATGGCCAGAAGAATCATAGTGATGCTAATATTAATGCCTGTAATCAGAAATTGGGCTTCCACAAAGG
This region of Conger conger chromosome 17, fConCon1.1, whole genome shotgun sequence genomic DNA includes:
- the LOC133116196 gene encoding helix-loop-helix protein 2-like, with translation MMLSPDQPDSDLPWGQSDAESVLNDMKIGCVSDEPMEGEGKTRSLAPQALSREEKRRRRRATAKYRSAHATRERIRVEAFNVAFAELRKLLPTLPPDKKLSKIEILRLAICYISYLNHVLDV